One Gambusia affinis linkage group LG15, SWU_Gaff_1.0, whole genome shotgun sequence genomic window carries:
- the trpv1 gene encoding transient receptor potential cation channel subfamily V member 1 isoform X2 — protein sequence MRKSDFHLEADDRTEEEKRKQKEPKKDGLASALGLSKEAPKAPMDTDYQEEMELVKPQIRFNLNFDKEIRGEASQPKRDNSTFTIERLFEAVASRDVNKLDGLYLYLHQNMKKLSDSLYQSYGKTALMKALLHLKDGKNETIEELVNVSERIGDIKEFVNAAFTDSYYKGQTALHIAIERRSISYVKLLVSKGADVHAKACGKFFQPHDGPNFYFGELPLSLAACTNQPDIVSYLMENEYPADAKMADSHGNTVLHALVLVASNSKEKPEFVTAIYDLIIKTNARLHPNIKLEEKENHDGLTPLKLAAKNGKIGVFSHILQREFQQNHFKHLSRKFTEWVYGPVHSSLYDLSSVDSYENNSVLEILVYGTDIPNRHEMLETEPLSCLLEDKWKKFGCGMFFFNFLVYLVYLILFTVVAYNKKDSTQLPFIPEDAWDYLYVLGQLLTLLANCYFFVIGIIEMKRKRPKMQTLLIDGYYEILFFVQGLLFLAATVLYWAGRQEYLGFLVICLALSWVNVLYYSRGDKHMGIYSVMIQKMILSDILRFLFVYIVFLFGFSAAVVTLLIQPPPENRTGKGRQGFFTTSKPNTECFTPSYRNISYTTLQLFKFTIGMGDMEFTQEYQYMEVFYFLLIGYIILTYILLLNMLIALMSRTVEEITKESASIWRLQRAVTIMDMEKRLPCCLKNSFRSGVEKKLDTAFGDDRRRCFRVEEMNWNKWNTNLVNISEDPGCCDRSEQPDLDRPSRGFNRGRSWRGIFMESTWRRRRPSQSTEMSPLNT from the exons ATGAGGAAATCAGATTTCCATCTGGAGGCGGACGACAGAACGGAGGAGGAGAAACGGAAGCAAAAAGAACCAAAGAAGGATGGCTTGGCTTCTGCTTTAGGGTTGAGCAAGGAGGCCCCAAAGGCCCCCATGGACACCGACTACCAGGAGGAAATGGAGCTGGTCAAGCCTCAGATCCGATTTAATCTCAACTTCGACAA AgagattcgaggtgaggcatCACAGCCAAAGAGAGACAACTCCACTTTCACCATTGAGCGTCTGTTTGAAGCAGTGGCCAGCAGGGACGTCAACAAACTGGACGGCCTATACCTGTACTTGCATCAGAACATGAAGAAACTCTCTGACTCTCTGT ATCAGTCGTACGGTAAAACCGCCCTGATGAAAGCTCTGCTGCACCTCAAAGATGGCAAGAATGAAACCATAGAGGAGCTGGTCAACGTTTCAGAGAGGATCGGCGACATAAAAGAGTTTGTGAACGCCGCCTTCACCGATAGCTACTATAAAG GTCAAACTGCTCTACATATAGCCATTGAGAGGAGGAGTATTTCCTATGTGAAGCTGCTGGTCAGCAAAGGCGCAGATGTTCATGCCAAAGCCTGTGGGAAGTTTTTTCAGCCTCATGATGGTCCCAACTTCTACTTTG GCGAGCTGCCCCTGTCTCTAGCAGCCTGCACAAACCAACCTGACATAGTGAGCTACTTAATGGAGAATGAGTATCCAGCGGACGCCAAGATGGCAGACTCTCACGGCAACACAGTGCTGCACGCCCTGGTGTTGGTGGCCAGTAACTCGAAGGAGAAGCCAGAATTCGTAACAGCCATTTATGATCTCATCATAAAGACCAATGCCCGACTGCATCCCAATATAAAGCTGGAGGAGAAAGAGAACCACGATGGACTCACACCTCTCAAACTGGCTGCCAAGAATGGCAAGATTGGG GTATTTTCTCACATCCTACAAAGGGAATTTCAGCAGAATCACTTCAAGCACTTGTCCCGTAAATTCACTGAGTGGGTTTACGGACCGGTCCACAGTTCTCTGTATGACCTGTCCTCTGTGGACTCATACGAGAACAACTCTGTTTTGGAAATTCTAGTCTATGGCACTGACATTCCC AACCGCCACGAGATGCTGGAGACGGAGCCACTCAGCTGCCTCCTGgaggataagtggaagaagttTGGatgtggaatgttttttttcaacttcCTGGTCTACCTTGTGTACCTGATCCTCTTCACTGTTGTAGCCTACAATAAAAAAGATTCTACACAG CTTCCGTTTATCCCTGAGGACGCCTGGGATTACCTGTATGTTTTAGGCCAGCTGCTGACTTTACTAGCAAACTGCTACTTCTTTGTCATTGGG ATTATAgaaatgaagaggaagaggcCAAAGATGCAGACACTGCTGATTGATGGATATTATGAGATTCTCTT CTTCGTGCAGGGATTACTGTTCCTGGCCGCCACTGTTCTGTACTGGGCGGGGAGGCAGGAGTACCTGGGCTTCCTGGTGATCTGTCTGGCTCTCAGCTGGGTGAACGTGCTGTACTACTCCAGGGGCGACAAACACATGGGCATCTACAGTGTCATGATACAGAAG ATGATTCTCAGCGATATCCTGCgcttcctttttgtttatattgttttccTCTTTGGATTCTCAGCAG CCGTCGTCACACTGCTCATACAACCTCCTCCTGAAAACAGAACAGGAAAAGGGAGACAAGGATTTTTTACTACCTCCAAACCCAACACAGAGTGTTTCACGCCCAGCTACAGAAACATCTCCTACACCACCCTGCAGCTCTTCAAGTTCACCATCGGCATGGGCGACATGGAGTTCACCCAGGAGTACCAGTACATGGAGGTCTTCTACTTCCTCCTTATCGGCTACATCATTCTCACCTACATTTTGCTCCTCAACATGCTTATAGCCCTAATGAGCCGCACAGTGGAGGAGATCACCAAGGAGAGCGCCAGCATTTGGAGGCTGCAG AGGGCGGTCACAATTATGGACATGGAGAAGCGGCTACCCTGTTGTCTGAAGAACAGTTTTCGCTCTGGGGTGGAGAAGAAACTCGATACTGCTTTTGGAGACGATCGTCGAAGGTGTTTCAG
- the trpv1 gene encoding transient receptor potential cation channel subfamily V member 1 isoform X1 → MFHSRLPEFYVKMRKSDFHLEADDRTEEEKRKQKEPKKDGLASALGLSKEAPKAPMDTDYQEEMELVKPQIRFNLNFDKEIRGEASQPKRDNSTFTIERLFEAVASRDVNKLDGLYLYLHQNMKKLSDSLYQSYGKTALMKALLHLKDGKNETIEELVNVSERIGDIKEFVNAAFTDSYYKGQTALHIAIERRSISYVKLLVSKGADVHAKACGKFFQPHDGPNFYFGELPLSLAACTNQPDIVSYLMENEYPADAKMADSHGNTVLHALVLVASNSKEKPEFVTAIYDLIIKTNARLHPNIKLEEKENHDGLTPLKLAAKNGKIGVFSHILQREFQQNHFKHLSRKFTEWVYGPVHSSLYDLSSVDSYENNSVLEILVYGTDIPNRHEMLETEPLSCLLEDKWKKFGCGMFFFNFLVYLVYLILFTVVAYNKKDSTQLPFIPEDAWDYLYVLGQLLTLLANCYFFVIGIIEMKRKRPKMQTLLIDGYYEILFFVQGLLFLAATVLYWAGRQEYLGFLVICLALSWVNVLYYSRGDKHMGIYSVMIQKMILSDILRFLFVYIVFLFGFSAAVVTLLIQPPPENRTGKGRQGFFTTSKPNTECFTPSYRNISYTTLQLFKFTIGMGDMEFTQEYQYMEVFYFLLIGYIILTYILLLNMLIALMSRTVEEITKESASIWRLQRAVTIMDMEKRLPCCLKNSFRSGVEKKLDTAFGDDRRRCFRVEEMNWNKWNTNLVNISEDPGCCDRSEQPDLDRPSRGFNRGRSWRGIFMESTWRRRRPSQSTEMSPLNT, encoded by the exons ATGTTTCATTCCAGATTACCAGAGTTTTACGTAAAGATGAGGAAATCAGATTTCCATCTGGAGGCGGACGACAGAACGGAGGAGGAGAAACGGAAGCAAAAAGAACCAAAGAAGGATGGCTTGGCTTCTGCTTTAGGGTTGAGCAAGGAGGCCCCAAAGGCCCCCATGGACACCGACTACCAGGAGGAAATGGAGCTGGTCAAGCCTCAGATCCGATTTAATCTCAACTTCGACAA AgagattcgaggtgaggcatCACAGCCAAAGAGAGACAACTCCACTTTCACCATTGAGCGTCTGTTTGAAGCAGTGGCCAGCAGGGACGTCAACAAACTGGACGGCCTATACCTGTACTTGCATCAGAACATGAAGAAACTCTCTGACTCTCTGT ATCAGTCGTACGGTAAAACCGCCCTGATGAAAGCTCTGCTGCACCTCAAAGATGGCAAGAATGAAACCATAGAGGAGCTGGTCAACGTTTCAGAGAGGATCGGCGACATAAAAGAGTTTGTGAACGCCGCCTTCACCGATAGCTACTATAAAG GTCAAACTGCTCTACATATAGCCATTGAGAGGAGGAGTATTTCCTATGTGAAGCTGCTGGTCAGCAAAGGCGCAGATGTTCATGCCAAAGCCTGTGGGAAGTTTTTTCAGCCTCATGATGGTCCCAACTTCTACTTTG GCGAGCTGCCCCTGTCTCTAGCAGCCTGCACAAACCAACCTGACATAGTGAGCTACTTAATGGAGAATGAGTATCCAGCGGACGCCAAGATGGCAGACTCTCACGGCAACACAGTGCTGCACGCCCTGGTGTTGGTGGCCAGTAACTCGAAGGAGAAGCCAGAATTCGTAACAGCCATTTATGATCTCATCATAAAGACCAATGCCCGACTGCATCCCAATATAAAGCTGGAGGAGAAAGAGAACCACGATGGACTCACACCTCTCAAACTGGCTGCCAAGAATGGCAAGATTGGG GTATTTTCTCACATCCTACAAAGGGAATTTCAGCAGAATCACTTCAAGCACTTGTCCCGTAAATTCACTGAGTGGGTTTACGGACCGGTCCACAGTTCTCTGTATGACCTGTCCTCTGTGGACTCATACGAGAACAACTCTGTTTTGGAAATTCTAGTCTATGGCACTGACATTCCC AACCGCCACGAGATGCTGGAGACGGAGCCACTCAGCTGCCTCCTGgaggataagtggaagaagttTGGatgtggaatgttttttttcaacttcCTGGTCTACCTTGTGTACCTGATCCTCTTCACTGTTGTAGCCTACAATAAAAAAGATTCTACACAG CTTCCGTTTATCCCTGAGGACGCCTGGGATTACCTGTATGTTTTAGGCCAGCTGCTGACTTTACTAGCAAACTGCTACTTCTTTGTCATTGGG ATTATAgaaatgaagaggaagaggcCAAAGATGCAGACACTGCTGATTGATGGATATTATGAGATTCTCTT CTTCGTGCAGGGATTACTGTTCCTGGCCGCCACTGTTCTGTACTGGGCGGGGAGGCAGGAGTACCTGGGCTTCCTGGTGATCTGTCTGGCTCTCAGCTGGGTGAACGTGCTGTACTACTCCAGGGGCGACAAACACATGGGCATCTACAGTGTCATGATACAGAAG ATGATTCTCAGCGATATCCTGCgcttcctttttgtttatattgttttccTCTTTGGATTCTCAGCAG CCGTCGTCACACTGCTCATACAACCTCCTCCTGAAAACAGAACAGGAAAAGGGAGACAAGGATTTTTTACTACCTCCAAACCCAACACAGAGTGTTTCACGCCCAGCTACAGAAACATCTCCTACACCACCCTGCAGCTCTTCAAGTTCACCATCGGCATGGGCGACATGGAGTTCACCCAGGAGTACCAGTACATGGAGGTCTTCTACTTCCTCCTTATCGGCTACATCATTCTCACCTACATTTTGCTCCTCAACATGCTTATAGCCCTAATGAGCCGCACAGTGGAGGAGATCACCAAGGAGAGCGCCAGCATTTGGAGGCTGCAG AGGGCGGTCACAATTATGGACATGGAGAAGCGGCTACCCTGTTGTCTGAAGAACAGTTTTCGCTCTGGGGTGGAGAAGAAACTCGATACTGCTTTTGGAGACGATCGTCGAAGGTGTTTCAG